The window TGGATTTGGATACCGGTGATTTATTTTTGAACAATTATAAGGTAATTCTCCAAGCGTACTATGACTTAAAACCTTTTCCGGAAGTTGCTTCCGTTCTAAAAGACTTGAAAAAAGCTGGGCATTCTTTATATTTAATGTCAAATTCGTCTAGTAAAATTATGCAATACAATCTTCAAACGTTGGACAACGATTTTGATAATGTTTTTACCGCTGATGATACCGGTTGTTATAAACCGAAACTTGAGTTTTTTAGTTTTGTTCAACAGAAGCTTAACTTGAACAATAATAATCATTTTCACATTGCAAAGGGCTTCTGGTGGGACATTGTTCCCTGCACTAAAGTTGGCTGGAAAAAAATTTGGATAAATAGAAATCATCTTAATGGCTTAAATGAATATCAGCCGTATAAAGAATTCAACGATTTAAGATCTCTTCCTGCGTATCTGAAGACAATCTAATAGACTACAATTAAAAATCAATAAATAAAATGTCAAAATTAAGTTCATTACAATATCTACTAGCTAGCTTGTACGGAATAGTGATCATTGTTTTTGGCGTCTTATTTATCGTTTTTGCTCTTCAATTAAATGACGAGCGACAGCAAAACACAGATATCTAAAAGTCGCTCTCTGCATGTTTGTCGGCCTATTGTTTACGGTTG of the Oenococcus sp. UCMA 16435 genome contains:
- a CDS encoding HAD-IA family hydrolase; translation: MILTFDCYGTLLNTSSINECISNICYKNNVNSQLAINAFFSYEDRLMYSDEIIPYEKLIRNNLQFMDMDLDTGDLFLNNYKVILQAYYDLKPFPEVASVLKDLKKAGHSLYLMSNSSSKIMQYNLQTLDNDFDNVFTADDTGCYKPKLEFFSFVQQKLNLNNNNHFHIAKGFWWDIVPCTKVGWKKIWINRNHLNGLNEYQPYKEFNDLRSLPAYLKTI